A genomic region of Epinephelus moara isolate mb chromosome 23, YSFRI_EMoa_1.0, whole genome shotgun sequence contains the following coding sequences:
- the mdm2 gene encoding E3 ubiquitin-protein ligase Mdm2, translating into MSADRELSADAADDNKLVRPKVEFQSLLQHAGATKDVFTMKEVMFYLGQYIIQKQLYDQKQQHIVHCSQDALGRVLGVDSFSVKEPRVLYAMITKNLVAVKNQESSPTVSEAHSDSQASRGAEEAESASRSSSPERRGRRRRRWSRRSRSSEPGPSHSLDPDEDQEESEEEEEGEGRKRRRSDSYSLTFDDSLSWCVIGGLGSVRDRHSSQSSDSHSTSGRSEVTVAASDSDSESDNFSVEFEVESVDSDDYNEDDASLSADDQVYEVTIFEAEDEDSFDEDTEITEADYWRCSKCDELNPPLPRNCLRCWTLHQDWLPDVSLEKSASCSPKALPPKPTDQSAARETPGSDGEENDGVDVPDGKRAKTPPLSQCLSDSTSSAPNSQDLLSSSQPSSSSQQKLWTPDSQPSSSYSSVDSQELLPSSPATPPPPNPPPPFPPPVVPELERSSSAEWRLPDSCLDPCLICQSRPKNGCIVHGRTGHLMSCYVCARKLKKRNKLCPVCRLPIQSVILTYLS; encoded by the exons ATGTCAGCTGACCGGGAGCTCAGCGCAGACGCCGCTGACGACAACAAACTG gtgcgaCCAAAGGTAGAGTTCCAGTCTTTGCTGCAACACGCAGGAGCCACTAAAGATGTGTTCACCATGAAGGAG GTGATGTTCTACCTCGGTCAGTACATCATCCAGAAGCAGCTGTACGACCAGAAGCAGCAGCACATCGTCCACTGTTCCCAGGATGCACTGGGGCGGGTGCTGGGCGTCGACAGCTTCTCTGTTAAAGAGCCGCg agttCTGTATGCGATGATCACTAAGAACCTGGTGGCTGTAAAGAACCAAG aGTCCTCGCCAACTGTAAGTGAAGCACACAGCGACAGTCAGGCCAGCAGAGGGGCGGAG GAGGCTGAATCAGCAAGTCGCTCTTCATcgccagagaggagagggaggcggaggaggaggtggagtcgcaggagcaggagcagcgAACCCG GCCCCTCCCACAGTTTagaccctgatgaagaccagGAGGagtcagaggaggaagaggaaggagagggcaGGAAGAGGAGGCGGTCCGACAGCTACTCCCTGACGTTCGATGACAGTCTGTCGTGGTGTGTGATTGGAGGACTGGGGAGCGTACGGGACCGACACAGCAGCCAGTCGTCGGACTCACACAGCACG tctgggaggtcagaggtcacggtGGCGGCttcagactcagactcagagAGCGACAACTTCAGCGTGGAATTCGAGGTGGAATCTGTCGACTCTGACGACTACAACGAAGACGACGCCTCGCTGTCTGCAGACGACCAG gtGTATGAGGTCACCATCTTTGAGGCGGAGGACGAAGACTCCTTCGACGAAGACACGGAGATCACTGAAGCC gACTACTGGCGCTGTTCCAAGTGTGACGAGCTGAACCCGCCTCTGCCCAGAAACTGTCTCCGCTGCTGGACGCTGCACCAGGATTGGCTGCCTGACGTGTCCCTCGAAAAGTCCGCCTCCTGCAGTCCCAAAGCCCTGCCCCCAAAGCCCACCGACCAATCAGCAGCCAGAGAAACTCCAG GTTCCGATGGCGAGGAGAATGATGGAGTCGATGTCCCAGATGGAAAACGAGCAAAGACTCCTCCCCTGTCTCAGTGTCTGTCAGACTCCACCTCCTCTGCTCCCAACTCCCAggacctcctctcctcctcccagccgtcctcctcctcccagcaGAAGCTCTGGACTCCTGACTcccagccctcctcctcctactcctccGTCGACTCCCAGGAGCTCCTCCCGTCCTCCCCcgccactcctcctcctcctaatcCTCCACCTCCCTTTCCTCCTCCCGTCGTCCCCGAGCTGGAGCGCAGCTCCTCCGCGGAGTGGCGTCTGCCGGACTCGTGCCTGGACCCGTGTCTCATCTGTCAGTCCCGGCCCAAGAACGGCTGCATCGTCCACGGACGGACGGGACACCTGATGTCCTGCTACGTCTGCGCCAGGAAGCTGAAGAAGAGGAACAAGTTGTGTCCCGTCTGCCGGCTGCCCATCCAGTCCGTCATCCTCACCTACCTCAGCTGA